In the Nitrospirales bacterium LBB_01 genome, one interval contains:
- a CDS encoding sugar transferase, with the protein MIYEFVKRLLDVSLGLFLVIVLSPLMLSIALLIWMDDSRGGLIFYQKRIGKGGKEFNMYKFRTMVTNADEIKPSLSSEVDGPVFKVKNDPRVTKVGRVLRKWSLDETPQLFNVLFGNMTLVGPRPLEDKEMTENMEWKETRLKVKPGMTGLWQIKGRGTGQFADWVTYDCQYVRERSILLDLKILFLTAGAVLKRRGAC; encoded by the coding sequence ATGATATATGAGTTTGTAAAGAGACTGCTTGACGTCTCACTTGGTCTGTTTTTGGTTATCGTTTTGTCTCCGCTGATGCTGTCTATAGCGTTACTGATATGGATGGACGACTCCCGTGGTGGGTTGATCTTTTACCAAAAGAGAATAGGCAAAGGGGGTAAAGAGTTTAATATGTATAAGTTTCGTACTATGGTGACAAATGCCGATGAGATAAAACCATCGTTGTCAAGTGAAGTGGACGGCCCGGTGTTTAAAGTTAAAAACGACCCAAGAGTGACAAAAGTGGGCAGGGTGCTCAGAAAGTGGAGCCTTGATGAGACGCCGCAGTTGTTTAATGTGCTCTTTGGGAACATGACGCTGGTAGGCCCACGTCCGCTTGAGGACAAAGAGATGACTGAAAACATGGAATGGAAAGAAACCAGGCTTAAAGTTAAGCCCGGCATGACCGGTCTTTGGCAGATAAAGGGCAGAGGCACTGGACAATTTGCCGACTGGGTAACGTATGACTGCCAATATGTGCGTGAGAGGTCAATACTTTTGGATTTAAAGATTCTTTTTCTTACCGCAGGAGCGGTGCTTAAACGCAGAGGGGCCTGTTAG